The following coding sequences are from one Clarias gariepinus isolate MV-2021 ecotype Netherlands chromosome 19, CGAR_prim_01v2, whole genome shotgun sequence window:
- the LOC128507611 gene encoding organic solute transporter subunit alpha-like has product MDDLNGTIDPACLADPPLAMDVFHQLDLFGIALYSILTCLASVSLLLYLEQCVYVYKNVSHPKNTTIIWVSGAAPVIATMSCLGMWIPKSTMITDMTSNSYFAVVIYKCLILMLEECGGDEAFLKYSANKTFKISTGPCCCCCLCLPRVPITRRMLFLLKLGSLQYAIMKTVLSVFSVVLWTNGIFNPSDLEITGAVIWINPFIGVLTLTSLWPVGIMFMYIKNSLSTVKFIPKYAMYQLVLILSQLQSAIINILSLNGTIACSPPFSSAARGSMISQQLMIVEMFVITVFTWTLYRRSYDPVKLESCESENNINVKLSLKHNLDEEHVV; this is encoded by the exons ATGGATGATCTGAATGGAACTATTGATCCCGCATGTCTAGCCGATCCACCTCTGGCTATGGATGTTTTTCACC AGCTGGATTTGTTTGGGATTGCTCTATACAGCATCCTGACATGCTTGGCTAGTGTATCACTGTTGCTGTATTTggagcagtgtgtgtatgtctacaAAAATGTATcccatccaaagaacaccaccATCATATGGGTCAGCGGTGCTGCACCA GTCATTGCTACTATGTCATGTCTTGGAATGTGGATCCCAAAAAGCACTATGATCACAGACATGACTTCTAACTC ATATTTTGCAGTTGTGATCTACAAGTGTCTGATCCTAATGCTGGAGGAGTGTGGCGGTGACGAGGCCTTTCTGAAGTACTCGGCCAATAAGACGTTCAAGATCAGCACGGGGCCGTGTTGCTGTTGCTGCCTCTGCCTCCCCCGAGTTCCCATCACACG ACGCATGCTGTTTCTGCTAAAGCTGGGATCGCTGCAGTATGCCATTATGAAGACAGTTCTTTCTGTTTTCTCAGTTGTTTTGTGGACCAATGGAATCTTTAATCCCTCTGAT CTGGAGATAACAGGAGCTGTTATCTGGATTAACCCATTCATAGGAGTTCTGACCCTTACTTCCTTGTGGCCAGTAGGCATCATGTTCATGTACATAAAAAACTCACTAAGCACCGTCAAGTTCATCCCCAAGTATGCCATGtatcag TTGGTCTTAATCCTGAGTCAGTTGCAGTCAGCGATTATTAATATCCTGTCCCTTAATGGAACAATCGCCTGTTCGCCACCCTTCTCGTCTGCAGCCCGAGGATCTA TGATTAGTCAGCAGCTAATGATCGTGGAGATGTTCGTCATCACTGTCTTCACATGGACGCTGTACAGACGTTCGTATGACCCTGTCAAGCTGGAGTCCTGTGAGAGTGAAAATAACATCAATGTTAAACTCAGCTTAAAACACAACTTGGATGAGGAGCATGTTGTCTGA
- the pdk3b gene encoding pyruvate dehydrogenase kinase, isozyme 3b isoform X1 has product MKLFNVLLKDVTHKIEYYSRFSPSPMSIKQFLDFGRENACEKTSYMFLRKELPVRLANTMREVTLLPAKLLNQPSVQLVQSWYSQSFKELLDYEDRIPEDPRTLHDFLGDLIQIRNRHNDVVPTMAQGVIEYKEKFGFDPYISSNVQYFLDRFYTSRISFRMLINQHTLLFSDGINHAHPKHIGSIDPSCNVVEVVRDAYETAKMLCEQYYMTAPDLKVQEFNCELVKHCSIFGQNPDKPIQVVYVPSHLFHMLFELFKNSMRATVELHESDKEGLPPVTALVTLGNEDLSIKISDFGGGVPLRKIERLFNYMYSTAPTPVLNESQNAAPLAGFGYGLPISRLYARYFQGDLCLYSIEGLGTHAVIYLKALSSESFERLPIFNKSAWRHYQLGPEADDWSNPSSGPRDASAYKPNED; this is encoded by the exons ATGAAGCTGTTTAACGTCTTATTAAAAGATGTCACGCACAAAATAGAGTATTACTCCCGATTCTCGCCCTCTCCGATGTCCATCAAGCAGTTTTTGGATTTCG GTAGAGAGAATGCCTGTGAAAAGACCTCATATATGTTCCTGAGGAAAGAACTGCCTGTTCGGTTGGCCAATACCATGAGAGAAGTCACTCTGTTACCTGCAAAACTGCTAAACCAGCCGTCTGTCCAGCTGGTCCAGAGCTG GTACAGTCAGAGCTTTAAAGAGCTGTTAGATTATGAGGACCGAATCCCAGAGGATCCTCGCACCCTTCATGA TTTTTTAGGAGACCTCATCCAGATCCGGAACAGACACAACGATGTGGTTCCCACCATGGCCCAGGGAGTGATCGAGTACAAGGAGAAGTTTGGGTTCGACCCGTACATCAGCAGCAACGTGCAGTACTTCCTGGATCGATTCTACACCAGTCGCATCTCCTTCCGCATGCTCATCAACCAGCATA CTCTTCTTTTCAGTGACGGCATCAACCACGCCCATCCCAAACACATCGGAAGCATCGACCCCTCCTGCAATGTAGTAGAGGTCGTGAGAG ATGCATACGAGACTGCAAAGATGCTTTGCGAACAATATTACATGACGGCACCTGATCTAAAGGTCCAGGAATTCAACTGTGAGCTTGTGAAACATTGCAGTATTTTTG GCCAGAACCCTGACAAACCCATCCAGGTGGTCTACGTGCCATCCCATTTGTTCCACATGCTGTTCGAGCTCTTCAAG AATTCCATGCGAGCTACAGTGGAGCTTCATGAGAGCGACAAAGAAGGACTTCCCCCTGTGACAGCTCTTGTGACTCTGGGAAATGAAGATCTCTCCATAAAA ATTAGTGATTTCGGAGGAGGCGTACCTTTGAGGAAGATCGAGCGCCTTTTCAACTATATGTACTCCACAGCGCCGACACCCGTCTTAAACGAGTCGCAGAATGCTGCACCGCTG GCTGGTTTTGGCTACGGGTTGCCAATCTCCAGACTGTATGCACGGTACTTCCAGGGAGACCTATGCCTTTACTCTATAGAGGGATTAGGAACTCATGCAGTCATCTACCTAAAG GCTTTGTCCAGCGAGTCTTTTGAGCGACTCCCCATCTTCAACAAGTCAGCATGGAGACATTACCAGTTAGGGCCAGAGGCGGATGACTGGAGCAACCCCAGCAGCGGCCCTCGTGATGCCTCTGCATACAAACCAAACGAAGACTAA
- the pdk3b gene encoding pyruvate dehydrogenase kinase, isozyme 3b isoform X2, with product MKLFNVLLKDVTHKIEYYSRFSPSPMSIKQFLDFGRENACEKTSYMFLRKELPVRLANTMREVTLLPAKLLNQPSVQLVQSWYSQSFKELLDYEDRIPEDPRTLHDFLGDLIQIRNRHNDVVPTMAQGVIEYKEKFGFDPYISSNVQYFLDRFYTSRISFRMLINQHTLLFSDGINHAHPKHIGSIDPSCNVVEVVRDAYETAKMLCEQYYMTAPDLKVQEFNCQNPDKPIQVVYVPSHLFHMLFELFKNSMRATVELHESDKEGLPPVTALVTLGNEDLSIKISDFGGGVPLRKIERLFNYMYSTAPTPVLNESQNAAPLAGFGYGLPISRLYARYFQGDLCLYSIEGLGTHAVIYLKALSSESFERLPIFNKSAWRHYQLGPEADDWSNPSSGPRDASAYKPNED from the exons ATGAAGCTGTTTAACGTCTTATTAAAAGATGTCACGCACAAAATAGAGTATTACTCCCGATTCTCGCCCTCTCCGATGTCCATCAAGCAGTTTTTGGATTTCG GTAGAGAGAATGCCTGTGAAAAGACCTCATATATGTTCCTGAGGAAAGAACTGCCTGTTCGGTTGGCCAATACCATGAGAGAAGTCACTCTGTTACCTGCAAAACTGCTAAACCAGCCGTCTGTCCAGCTGGTCCAGAGCTG GTACAGTCAGAGCTTTAAAGAGCTGTTAGATTATGAGGACCGAATCCCAGAGGATCCTCGCACCCTTCATGA TTTTTTAGGAGACCTCATCCAGATCCGGAACAGACACAACGATGTGGTTCCCACCATGGCCCAGGGAGTGATCGAGTACAAGGAGAAGTTTGGGTTCGACCCGTACATCAGCAGCAACGTGCAGTACTTCCTGGATCGATTCTACACCAGTCGCATCTCCTTCCGCATGCTCATCAACCAGCATA CTCTTCTTTTCAGTGACGGCATCAACCACGCCCATCCCAAACACATCGGAAGCATCGACCCCTCCTGCAATGTAGTAGAGGTCGTGAGAG ATGCATACGAGACTGCAAAGATGCTTTGCGAACAATATTACATGACGGCACCTGATCTAAAGGTCCAGGAATTCAACT GCCAGAACCCTGACAAACCCATCCAGGTGGTCTACGTGCCATCCCATTTGTTCCACATGCTGTTCGAGCTCTTCAAG AATTCCATGCGAGCTACAGTGGAGCTTCATGAGAGCGACAAAGAAGGACTTCCCCCTGTGACAGCTCTTGTGACTCTGGGAAATGAAGATCTCTCCATAAAA ATTAGTGATTTCGGAGGAGGCGTACCTTTGAGGAAGATCGAGCGCCTTTTCAACTATATGTACTCCACAGCGCCGACACCCGTCTTAAACGAGTCGCAGAATGCTGCACCGCTG GCTGGTTTTGGCTACGGGTTGCCAATCTCCAGACTGTATGCACGGTACTTCCAGGGAGACCTATGCCTTTACTCTATAGAGGGATTAGGAACTCATGCAGTCATCTACCTAAAG GCTTTGTCCAGCGAGTCTTTTGAGCGACTCCCCATCTTCAACAAGTCAGCATGGAGACATTACCAGTTAGGGCCAGAGGCGGATGACTGGAGCAACCCCAGCAGCGGCCCTCGTGATGCCTCTGCATACAAACCAAACGAAGACTAA
- the pdk3b gene encoding pyruvate dehydrogenase kinase, isozyme 3b isoform X3, translating to MFLRKELPVRLANTMREVTLLPAKLLNQPSVQLVQSWYSQSFKELLDYEDRIPEDPRTLHDFLGDLIQIRNRHNDVVPTMAQGVIEYKEKFGFDPYISSNVQYFLDRFYTSRISFRMLINQHTLLFSDGINHAHPKHIGSIDPSCNVVEVVRDAYETAKMLCEQYYMTAPDLKVQEFNCELVKHCSIFGQNPDKPIQVVYVPSHLFHMLFELFKNSMRATVELHESDKEGLPPVTALVTLGNEDLSIKISDFGGGVPLRKIERLFNYMYSTAPTPVLNESQNAAPLAGFGYGLPISRLYARYFQGDLCLYSIEGLGTHAVIYLKALSSESFERLPIFNKSAWRHYQLGPEADDWSNPSSGPRDASAYKPNED from the exons ATGTTCCTGAGGAAAGAACTGCCTGTTCGGTTGGCCAATACCATGAGAGAAGTCACTCTGTTACCTGCAAAACTGCTAAACCAGCCGTCTGTCCAGCTGGTCCAGAGCTG GTACAGTCAGAGCTTTAAAGAGCTGTTAGATTATGAGGACCGAATCCCAGAGGATCCTCGCACCCTTCATGA TTTTTTAGGAGACCTCATCCAGATCCGGAACAGACACAACGATGTGGTTCCCACCATGGCCCAGGGAGTGATCGAGTACAAGGAGAAGTTTGGGTTCGACCCGTACATCAGCAGCAACGTGCAGTACTTCCTGGATCGATTCTACACCAGTCGCATCTCCTTCCGCATGCTCATCAACCAGCATA CTCTTCTTTTCAGTGACGGCATCAACCACGCCCATCCCAAACACATCGGAAGCATCGACCCCTCCTGCAATGTAGTAGAGGTCGTGAGAG ATGCATACGAGACTGCAAAGATGCTTTGCGAACAATATTACATGACGGCACCTGATCTAAAGGTCCAGGAATTCAACTGTGAGCTTGTGAAACATTGCAGTATTTTTG GCCAGAACCCTGACAAACCCATCCAGGTGGTCTACGTGCCATCCCATTTGTTCCACATGCTGTTCGAGCTCTTCAAG AATTCCATGCGAGCTACAGTGGAGCTTCATGAGAGCGACAAAGAAGGACTTCCCCCTGTGACAGCTCTTGTGACTCTGGGAAATGAAGATCTCTCCATAAAA ATTAGTGATTTCGGAGGAGGCGTACCTTTGAGGAAGATCGAGCGCCTTTTCAACTATATGTACTCCACAGCGCCGACACCCGTCTTAAACGAGTCGCAGAATGCTGCACCGCTG GCTGGTTTTGGCTACGGGTTGCCAATCTCCAGACTGTATGCACGGTACTTCCAGGGAGACCTATGCCTTTACTCTATAGAGGGATTAGGAACTCATGCAGTCATCTACCTAAAG GCTTTGTCCAGCGAGTCTTTTGAGCGACTCCCCATCTTCAACAAGTCAGCATGGAGACATTACCAGTTAGGGCCAGAGGCGGATGACTGGAGCAACCCCAGCAGCGGCCCTCGTGATGCCTCTGCATACAAACCAAACGAAGACTAA